Within Spinacia oleracea cultivar Varoflay chromosome 4, BTI_SOV_V1, whole genome shotgun sequence, the genomic segment AAAAGAATGGGTTGAGTAAAAATTGATACCTCCTGTACTGAATTGGAACAATATCAGCAGATTTGACAGCAATTTCAGTAAAAGCAGCTTCAGACATTTCCAAATGTTGGCGAGGGAAGTTACACCAGCCACCATAATCAGTAGAAAGACCATAGTTTGGAGCACAGAAATCAGTGACAGTAACAACAACTGAAGGACTCCCAGGCTCACACCATCTTATATGATCAACACACCTCACCTCATAACAAGCTCCacaactactccctctgttGAACAATATTGTGCTTAATCCTGTTCCATAATTTCCATATGCTGTCTTGTGAAGGTCACCATACCCACATGCCCCTTCTGTTTAAGGACACAATTGACTCAATGTTACtacatttattttaattatttacacGTTACTAGTTCAAATTACATGTAATGCAGTCAATATACTCCtcgtttttcaaaaaaaaaaaatcaaatttctaCAGTGCAAAATTACAAATCTACAAGATCAGAGAAATAATTTGAGGAAATAAGAGTAAATGTTACCTGTAATGATAGACCCGTTAGCTTCTTTGATATAAGTAGCAGTAGCAGACTCCCATTCATCATCTGGAGGTTCAAAATCATCATAACTTAAAGCAGTAAAAATGGAGGTTTGCAGTAAAATAAAGCAGAAAAATGCAGCTAATTGAAGGGAGTTCCTcatttttgagagagaaaggtATGTTCTTTATCTATTCTTAGGGATTAATGAGAgctttttgagagaaaaagagCGTTTTCTCGAATTTGAGGTTCAGGAAAAGGGGGATGGTTGTAATAATGAGTCAAAAAAAGTGGGATTTTTCTGGGTTAAGAACTTGATTAATTAGTAATTTAGAGTACATTTTAGGAGCAGCAACAGCTTTTCTTGAGGTGGCAGACACAAGGTGACAAGAAATAATTTGGGGTTTTTTCTGGGGTTTtatacttgaaacttgaaaggaAGAAATTTCAACTCTTCTTTTGAGGAGAAGGTATCAATGTactatcatcaattcatcagtaGCTCAGTAGTAGGGCCAAAATGTTGAAGAAAATGTGGAACTTTGGAGTGTAAAATTATTATGCGGAAATTACTCCATTTTGGTTGTGCAATGCATTCCCCACTCGTAAAGATGGCACTGGCTACTGGCTACTGGCTAGGCCGGACCATAGTACTGCACCGGCCCAGTAGGAAAAAAGTATGTCACGATCCAATACGTAAAAAGTACGATACGAGATAGGCACAATACGACACATTGATTGTCTTTGATTCGGTTGTGTGTCGCATTGTTTAGACCCATCGTGACACGGTTCAGACTCAGAGTGACACGCtacaataaataaaatttgaCACCAATAAAATATGGAGTAGTTAAATACAAGTTCATGTAAAATGTCTTATGATAATTAATTAACTGTTAGATCATGTGTCATATCATCCACATCCTAGTCTCCTACCCATTTAACAAACTACTGAGTATTAGACAGATACGGAGTAGTTAAGTACTTAAGTGTGTCAGACAGTCTAATAGGAGACGAGGTGATTATTGATTTGTGTTGTACTATAAAAAAATGTTTCCACAAAAAGTTATTGAAACAATCAGGTGTTTACTGTTGAAGTCAATTTGTATTGGTCCAATGCCCAATGGGCTTCATAACCGAACTTATTTGGACTACTAGCATTAATTAGTACACCAATGATCAATCCATAAACAAAACTTCATTTTCCATATTCTATTTACCTCTAACTCTCTAAGAGAATAACACACACATGGTTTAGTTTCATGTGTATTAAGCTAAAAACAACTATCCAAATAATTCATAAATTGACTAACTCTTATCTCTACAAATCTACATATCAGAAAATGTACTATGCAGTTTATCTACGGAGCTAATCCCTTAAAACCAATTATATCTTTCAAGGGTATAACGTTGCCGATAGTAATGTTGCTACCCTTGTCACGAATGTGGATGGATTTATGCTCATCATTGTTACTACTATTAACATTGTTCTTGTCCAATTGATAGAGACTGTAGGCAGATTGATCAAGGGTTCCTTCTTTGTAAATAAACACACTTTCATCTTCCTCCATTCTACGAAACTTCTTGTTCCGGTCTGACATCGGTTGAAGCGGCATTCCCCTGCACATAACAAAATTGTTTCAAAAGTGttataaaaaaaggaaaaattgattctaaaaatacaaattGTAAGCGATCTGTTTAAAAAGGGCCGACTTTTCAATTAACTAAGAATAACACAATCTTTTAGAGCTGTCTTCTTTTAAAGGGCTCTAAAAATATTGTAGCATATTACCTATTTTAACATGTTATTATAGAGAGGAGCCTTTTAAAAGAAGATAGATACAAAAGGTTGTGTTATTCTTATATAAACATAAAGTCCGTCCTTTATAAGTAGATCGCTTAAAGGttgtatttttaaaatcaatttttccttaaaaaaaaatgtattatcGAGCCTCAACCAAGTACTCATCCTTCTTTCACTTCTTTTTGCCTCTCAAATGGTGTCAGGCGCAAATTTACTTTTAAATGGGCAAAGTCAAATTAAAATATGAACTTCATATTCATGAACTTAATATAATCTACTAATCTAGTAAGACCCACTTCTTTAACAAGGTATATGAACCATGGGGCTTTCATTCAAAATTGATGTTACAAAATCCAAGACTTTTGGCGACTAGTATTAACACTTGATTATCATTTGAGATACCATCATTACTATTTGTATGattactataaaaaaaaacgTACAATTATGGAATTAACTTAGCCTTCTTCGTTAACTTTAGTGGAGCTTATAGTATATTGTTACAAGTTCTTGCTCAACAAGGAATAAGATATAAATAATATTAGGAGAATTAGGAAACATATCTTAGCTTTTCTAATCACACCAAACTCTCCAAAATATATCTCATCACCAACACTTGAAATTGTCAATCAAAGTACTAATTCGTTTACCACtagttaaaattaattaattggtgcaacaggaaaaaaaatggcaaaaaaatatatttaaattatcGTTTCATTTACATGTGTATTTATGTTGTCGAGATTTGATAATCACGAAGATTAATTTATCACTGCTCGATAGTTGATACGATGATACCGTAATTCTCATAgtgtgaacttttttttttatcaaggaAGATgacattaaattattaaaataaattcgaaacTAACAAGGCATTTGGGTCCACAAAATAACaatattgaaaagaaaaaataactgATTTAAGATTTCTTCCTTGACAAGTGCTAGCCAAAGTTTTTAGTCAAAGAAAAGTAAACAACCCACTCCGTTCTTTTCCCGTATTTTCAATATTCATTCAATTTGGCAGAAAATAACATACGTTACCTTACTCTATTATTTTGATTAACAAAAATTACGATGGATTACTAGATGAAAATACTGCACCGTACTTTACCTTACTCATTCAATTTCCTCGGCCCCTATGGAAACAATAAAAagtttttgtttaaattttcttttACTTATTATGGTCAAATAAATAAACTGTAAGATTAAtccttataattaattaaagggTTGAGATTTAGTACCATTATAGTGGCTGCGATTTTATTTTAGCCAAGGGAAAATCATCCTATAGTTCTCTACCTTAACTACGTAGAAGTTAACACATTTTTATTAATAAGTAAAAAGGTACGCAAAAcacaaaggagagagaaagacaaCCTGACATGAAAGAGATTAGAGATATCATCCATCCCAAGGTAAAATTTCACGCCCTTGATGAAAGCATGATATGTGTATACATGTAGACCGTCGATTCTATGTCGACCGTTAATTAAATGACTAGGAAGTTTCACCTTTGGCGGCGGGGACAACAAAGACAAATTCTGACAACCACCACTGGGGTGTGTATACTCCTTCCAAACGACACCGTTTACACAGGGGGTCTCTGATTGGACCATAAAACCCAATGTAGCCATGATGGGTTCCAACTCTTCATGGGTCATTATAGGTTTGAATGTTATTGTACACCATAACGCTAACTTTTTTGAACACTCGATCATACATGCCTCcatcttctctctctttctccctCTAAAACGGTAACTTATTAAGTGTTCTTGATTTAAAT encodes:
- the LOC110786633 gene encoding expansin-A20, whose product is MRNSLQLAAFFCFILLQTSIFTALSYDDFEPPDDEWESATATYIKEANGSIITEGACGYGDLHKTAYGNYGTGLSTILFNRGSSCGACYEVRCVDHIRWCEPGSPSVVVTVTDFCAPNYGLSTDYGGWCNFPRQHLEMSEAAFTEIAVKSADIVPIQYRRVECERDGGMKFTITGNANFYQVLITNVGLDGEVTGMKIKGSRTGWIPMARNWGQLWQCNINLKGQSLSFEVTTSSGKSVTSYNVAPGNWQFGQIFEGKQIYNY
- the LOC110786592 gene encoding uncharacterized protein is translated as MEACMIECSKKLALWCTITFKPIMTHEELEPIMATLGFMVQSETPCVNGVVWKEYTHPSGGCQNLSLLSPPPKVKLPSHLINGRHRIDGLHVYTYHAFIKGVKFYLGMDDISNLFHVRGMPLQPMSDRNKKFRRMEEDESVFIYKEGTLDQSAYSLYQLDKNNVNSSNNDEHKSIHIRDKGSNITIGNVIPLKDIIGFKGLAP